Proteins from a genomic interval of Panthera tigris isolate Pti1 chromosome A2, P.tigris_Pti1_mat1.1, whole genome shotgun sequence:
- the LOC102955263 gene encoding olfactory receptor 7G2-like, which translates to MEPRNHTGVPEILLLGLTDDPELQPFLFCLFLSMYLVTILGNLLIILAAISDSHLHTPMYFFLSNLSFTDICLSTTTIPKMLVNIQAQNQSITYRGCLTQVGFVLAFGGFENFLLAAMAYDRYVAICHPLRYTVIMSPQLCVLLILLSLFFSAVVALLHSLMVLRLSFCKDLEIPHFFCELAQVIKLACSDTLINNILIYFVASLFGGIPLSGIIFSYTQIVSSVLRVPSAGGKLKAFSTCGSHLSVVSLFYGTVVGVYISSVVTDSPKKTAVASVMYVVVPQMMNPFIYSLQNRDMKGALRKLINGMPSLL; encoded by the coding sequence ATGGAACCCAGAAATCACACAGGTGTTCCAGAAATTCTTCTCCTGGGATTGACAGATGATCCAGAACTGCAGCCCTTCCTATTCTGCCTGTTCTTGTCTATGTACCTGGTCACTATCCTGGGAAATCTGCTCATCATCCTGGCCGCCATCTCTGACTcacacctccacacccccatgtacttcttcctctccaacctGTCCTTTACTGACATCTGTTTAAGCACAACCACGATCCCAAAGATGTTGGTGAACATCCAGGCACAGAATCAGAGCATCACGTATAGAGGCTGTCTCACCCAGGTTGGATTTGTCCTGGCTTTTGGtggttttgaaaattttctcctTGCAGCAATGGCCTATGATCGCTATGTGGCCATTTGTCACCCCTTGAGGTACACCGTTATCATGAGCCCCCAACTCTGTGTTCTGCTGATTCTACTCTCACTGTTCTTTAGCGCTGTGGTTGCCTTGCTCCATAGTCTGATGGTGCTACGGTTATCCTTCTGCAAGGACTTGGAAATCCCTCACTTCTTCTGTGAACTTGCTCAGGTCATCAAACTTGCATGTTCTGATACCCTCATCAATAACATCCTGATATATTTTGTAGCTAGCCTGTTTGGTGGTATTCCTCTCTCCGGAATCATTTTCTCTTATACTCAAATCGTTTCCTCCGTTTTGAGAGTGCCATCAGCAGGGGGAAAGCTCAAAGCTTTTTCCACCTGTGGATCTCACTTATCAGTTGTTTCTTTGTTCTATGGAACAGTTGTTGGAGTGTACATTAGTTCTGTAGTTACTGACTCTCCCAAGAAGACTGCAGTAGCTTCAGTGATGTATGTTGTGGTTCCTCAAATGATGAACCCCTTTATCTATAGCCTGCAGAACAGAGACATGAAGGGAGCCTTGAGAAAACTCATCAATGGTATGCCTTCTTTGCTGTGA
- the LOC102954962 gene encoding olfactory receptor 7G2-like — protein sequence MEPRNQTDVSEFLLLGLTEDPELQPILFCLFLLMYLVTILGNLVVILAVISDSHLHTPMYFFLSNLSFTDICLSTTMIPKMLVNIQAQNRHISYTGCITQICFVLVFLGFENFLLAAMAYDRYVAICHPLRYTVIMNPCLCGLLILLPLYVSIMDALLHSMMVLQLSFCIDLEIPHFFCELAQVIKLACSDSFINTLLANFMASTLSGISLFGIIFSYTKILSSLLRMPSAGRNYKAFSTCGSHLLVVSLFYGTGLGVYISSAVTDSSRKTSVASVMYTVVPQLMNPFIYSLHNRDMKEALRRIIR from the coding sequence ATGGAACCCAGAAACCAAACGGATGTATCAgagtttcttcttctgggattgaCCGAGGATCCAGAACTGCAGCCCATACTCTTCTGCCTATTCCTGCTCATGTACCTGGTCACCATCTTGGGAAACCTGGTCGTTATCCTGGCTGTCATCTctgactcccacctccacacccccatgtacttcttcctctccaacctGTCTTTTACTGACATCTGTTTAAGCACAACCATGATCCCAAAGATGCTGGTGAACATCCAGGCACAGAATCGGCACATAAGTTACACAGGCTGCATCACCCAGATCTGCTTTGTCTtggtttttcttggttttgaaaattttctcctTGCAGcaatggcctatgaccgctatgttGCCATTTGTCACCCACTGAGGTACACGGTCATCATGAACCCCTGCCTCTGTGGATTGTTAATTCTCCTCCCCTTGTATGTTAGCATCATGGATGCCCTCCTCCACAGTATGATGGTGTTGCAATTGTCCTTCTGCATTGACTTGGAAATCCcccactttttctgtgaacttgCACAGGTCATCAAGCTTGCATGTTCTGATTCCTTCATCAATACCCTCTTGGCTAATTTTATGGCTAGTACACTGAGTGGTATTTCTCTCTTTGGGATCATTTTCTCTTATACTAAAATTCTATCTTCACTTTTAAGAATGCCATCAGCTGGCAGAAATTATAAAGCCTTTTCCACCTGTGGGTCTCATCTCTTAGTTGTTTCCTTGTTCTATGGGACAGGATTAGGGGTGTACATTAGTTCTGCAGTTACTGACTCTTCCAGAAAGACTTCAGTAGCTTCAGTGATGTACACTGTGGTTCCTCAATTGATGAACCCCTTTATTTATAGCCTGCATAACAGGGATATGAAGGAAGCCTTGAGAAGAATCATCAGGTAG
- the LOC102967720 gene encoding olfactory receptor 7G2-like, with amino-acid sequence MEPENQTGVTEFLLLGLSENPEWQPLLFGLFLTMYLTTVLGNLLIILTISSDSHLHTPMYFFLSHLAFTDICFSTTTIPKMLVNIQRQSKSISYTGCLSQVCFVLFFAGLENFLLAAMAYDRYVAICHPLRYTVIMNPHLCALLILLSLSISIVDALLHSLMVLRLSFCADLGIAHFFCELAQVIKLACSDTLINNIVVYLVTSVLGGIPFLGIIFSYTQIVSSILRMPSAGGKHKAFSTCGSHLSVVSLFYGTAFGVYISSAVTHSSKDTAVASVMYTVVPQMLNPFIYSLRNKDMKGALRKLI; translated from the coding sequence ATGGAACCAGAAAACCAAACAGGTGTAACAGAATTCCTCCTCCTGGGTCTCTCAGAAAATCCAGAATGGCAGCCTCTTCTCTTTGGGCTATTCCTGACCATGTATCTGACCACTGTGCTTGGGAACCTACTCATCATCCTGACTATCAGCTCTGACTCCCATCTCCATacacccatgtacttcttcctctcccacctggccTTCACTGACATCTGTTTCagcaccaccaccatccccaagATGCTTGTGAACATCCAAAGACAGAGCAAATCTATCAGTTACACAGGCTGCCTCAGCCAGGTCTGCTTCGTCCTGTTTTTTGCAGGCTTGGAAAACTTTCTCCTTGCAGCAATGGCTTATGACCGGTATGTGGCCATCTGCCATCCACTGAGGTACACAGTCATCATGAACCCCCACCTCTGTGCCCTGCTGATTCTACTCTCCCTGAGCATCAGCATTGTAGATGCCCTACTCCACAGTCTGATGGTGCTGCGACTCTCCTTCTGCGCAGACCTGGGAATTGCTCATTTCTTCTGTGAACTTGCTCAGGTCATCAAGCTCGCCTGTTCTGATACCCTCATCAATAACATCGTGGTGTATTTAGTGACTAGCGTTTTGGGTGGTATTCCTTTCCTTGGGATTATTTTCTCTTATACTCAAATTGTCTCTTCCATTCTGAGAATGCCATCAGCTGGGGGGAAACATAAAGCCTTTTCCACCTGTGGGTCTCATCTCTCCGTGGTTTCCTTGTTCTATGGGACAGCTTTTGGGGTGTACATTAGTTCCGCAGTTACTCATTCTTCCAAGGATACTGCAGTAGCCTCCGTGATGTATACCGTGGTCCCTCAAATGTTGAACCCTTTTATCTATAGCCTGAGGAACAAGGACATGAAGGGAGCCTTGAGGAAACTGATCTGA